The following are encoded together in the Thalassolituus oleivorans MIL-1 genome:
- a CDS encoding DUF2835 domain-containing protein — translation MSQRIVVDIHLSAEEYLRYYRGEIKLVQATSVDGRRVRFPANVLQHVIGHDGIHGRYAIEFDGDGRFQSIKRVD, via the coding sequence GTGAGTCAGCGTATTGTGGTTGATATTCATTTAAGTGCGGAGGAATACCTTCGCTACTATCGTGGTGAAATCAAATTGGTGCAGGCTACCTCGGTGGACGGCCGCAGGGTACGTTTTCCTGCGAACGTGCTGCAACATGTTATCGGCCATGATGGTATTCACGGTCGTTATGCCATCGAGTTTGATGGCGATGGTCGCTTTCAAAGTATCAAGCGGGTTGATTGA
- a CDS encoding quinone-dependent dihydroorotate dehydrogenase has translation MDWYALTRQLFFRLSGETSHELGLDMLGAAERLGVLQFITKQVPAAPVTVAGIEFPNPVGLAAGLDKNGDYIDAFARLGFGFIEIGTITPRPQPGNPKPRLFRLPEQRAIINRMGFNNKGVDHLVERVKKAKFRGVLGINIGKNFDTAVEDATSDYLICLEKVYQYATYVTVNISSPNTPGLRTLQYGDALRDLLTPLKARQRELAEEFGYKPMFVKIAPDMDENEVKLVAQTLIDCEIDGVIATNTTLSRDGVQGAKHGNEAGGLSGAPVEDLATETIARLQEALKGRLPIIGVGGILDGSGAVEKFQAGASLVQIYSGFIYRGPELVGECVNAIKSVLGK, from the coding sequence ATGGATTGGTACGCTTTAACCCGTCAGTTGTTCTTTCGTCTAAGTGGTGAGACCTCTCACGAGCTGGGCTTAGATATGCTGGGTGCGGCTGAACGCCTAGGTGTGCTGCAATTTATAACCAAACAAGTGCCTGCCGCGCCGGTAACGGTTGCAGGTATTGAATTTCCAAATCCGGTTGGCTTGGCCGCGGGTTTGGATAAAAACGGCGACTATATTGATGCCTTTGCTCGCTTAGGTTTTGGTTTTATTGAAATCGGTACGATTACACCGCGTCCACAGCCGGGTAATCCCAAGCCACGCTTATTCCGTCTTCCGGAACAACGCGCCATCATTAATCGTATGGGCTTTAACAACAAAGGTGTTGATCACCTGGTTGAACGCGTTAAAAAGGCGAAGTTTCGCGGTGTGCTGGGCATCAATATCGGCAAGAACTTTGATACTGCTGTTGAAGACGCGACCAGCGACTACCTGATCTGTTTAGAAAAGGTCTATCAGTACGCGACTTACGTTACTGTAAATATATCGTCGCCGAACACTCCAGGCCTGCGCACACTGCAGTATGGCGATGCATTGCGTGACCTTCTTACGCCGCTGAAAGCTCGTCAGCGCGAGTTAGCCGAAGAATTCGGCTACAAGCCTATGTTCGTGAAGATCGCTCCAGATATGGACGAGAATGAAGTGAAGTTGGTGGCGCAAACCCTGATTGATTGTGAAATCGACGGTGTGATTGCAACCAATACCACGCTATCGCGTGATGGTGTGCAAGGTGCCAAGCACGGCAATGAAGCGGGTGGTTTGAGCGGTGCGCCCGTTGAAGATCTAGCCACAGAGACGATTGCACGCTTACAAGAAGCGCTGAAAGGTCGATTACCTATTATAGGTGTTGGTGGCATTCTCGATGGCAGTGGTGCGGTTGAGAAGTTTCAAGCCGGTGCCAGTCTAGTGCAGATCTATAGCGGTTTTATTTATCGCGGCCCAGAATTGGTAGGCGAATGTGTTAACGCCATCAAATCGGTATTGGGAAAGTAA
- the rmf gene encoding ribosome modulation factor produces the protein MKKQKRDMNERAFARGYRAGVERRSKDLAPEGPNRDYWMAGWRSGREDNWDGYTGVSGIHKMAV, from the coding sequence ATGAAAAAACAGAAACGCGACATGAACGAAAGAGCATTCGCGCGCGGTTATCGCGCTGGTGTAGAGCGCCGTTCTAAAGACCTAGCCCCTGAAGGGCCAAACCGCGATTACTGGATGGCCGGTTGGCGATCTGGACGCGAAGACAACTGGGACGGCTATACCGGAGTTTCTGGTATTCACAAGATGGCGGTATAA
- the rlmKL gene encoding bifunctional 23S rRNA (guanine(2069)-N(7))-methyltransferase RlmK/23S rRNA (guanine(2445)-N(2))-methyltransferase RlmL has translation MQNETNATQHTFLAACPKGIESLLADEIRELGGEVERETILGVVWRGDLATAYRFCLWSRLASRLLLPLQESQVDNVDEMYEAARSVDWPMVFPVGATFRIDFHGRTDYLNNTQFGAQKIKDAIVDCFREEEGARPTVDKDGDIRIEAQLRKGKIFLYLNLTGDSLHRRGYRLQPGKAPLKENLAAAILIRAGWPALAKAGKHLIDPMCGSGTILIEAGQMAADVAPGLNRQRWGFDRWHQHDRKTWLAEVEAARIRRTEGLAAMTSRLYGFDIDGDQLNAATKNLERSGLAGKVHLERRSIEQLRVQKEVIAEGGIVVCNPPYGERLSELPQLAPLYQQFHDATMQMPEWPIAMFTANLDLARSVRRPVNKQYKLMNGKIETRLLVFGAADERSDRAPASAIRGPVEAFANRLKKNIKNLQKWANRENVHCYRLYDADLPEYAVAVDRYEDWLHVQEYVPPKTIDPTVAERRLLDVLAVLPEVTGVPAEQIVLKRRERQTGRKQYEKYNDEKSTMVVREGQVQLQVNLKDYLDTGLFLDHRPTRLEIAQLAKGKRFLNLFCYTATASVHAAAVGAHCTSVDMSRTYLNWGRENFRLNKINDELHKFIQADCLQWLREDKGSYDIIFMDPPTFSNSKRMEGVLDIQRDHVDLIRLAMARLAPGGTMIFSNNLRKFDMDVEALSEFTIVDVSAKSIPTDYARRTNIHVCYHITK, from the coding sequence ATGCAAAACGAAACGAACGCCACTCAACACACTTTTTTGGCAGCTTGCCCGAAGGGAATTGAGTCACTATTGGCCGATGAAATCAGAGAGTTAGGCGGTGAAGTTGAGCGCGAAACTATTCTCGGTGTGGTTTGGCGTGGCGACTTGGCGACCGCTTATCGATTTTGTTTATGGTCGCGCCTTGCCAGTCGTTTGTTGTTACCACTGCAAGAAAGTCAGGTAGACAATGTCGACGAAATGTATGAGGCGGCCCGTTCGGTCGACTGGCCGATGGTATTCCCCGTGGGCGCTACGTTCCGTATCGATTTTCACGGTCGTACCGACTACCTAAATAACACCCAATTTGGTGCGCAAAAAATCAAAGATGCGATCGTCGATTGTTTTCGCGAGGAGGAGGGGGCTCGCCCTACGGTAGATAAGGATGGCGACATTCGTATTGAGGCTCAGCTACGTAAAGGTAAGATTTTCCTCTATCTAAATTTGACCGGTGATAGCTTGCATCGTCGTGGCTATCGTTTGCAGCCAGGCAAGGCTCCGTTGAAAGAAAACTTAGCCGCTGCGATTCTTATTCGTGCCGGTTGGCCAGCATTGGCTAAAGCTGGAAAACACCTGATTGACCCTATGTGTGGTTCGGGAACAATTTTGATCGAAGCTGGCCAGATGGCTGCAGATGTCGCACCCGGTCTTAATCGTCAGCGTTGGGGCTTTGATCGTTGGCACCAACACGATCGAAAAACATGGTTAGCAGAAGTTGAAGCGGCACGAATTCGTCGTACCGAAGGTTTAGCCGCCATGACGAGTCGTTTATATGGCTTTGATATTGATGGTGACCAACTTAACGCTGCAACAAAGAACCTCGAACGCTCAGGTCTTGCCGGTAAAGTGCATTTGGAACGCCGTAGCATTGAACAGCTGCGTGTGCAGAAAGAGGTGATTGCGGAGGGCGGTATTGTTGTTTGTAACCCACCTTACGGTGAACGTTTAAGTGAATTGCCGCAATTAGCGCCGCTGTATCAGCAATTTCACGATGCCACCATGCAAATGCCGGAATGGCCGATTGCCATGTTTACCGCCAACCTTGATTTAGCGCGCAGTGTTCGCCGCCCGGTGAATAAGCAATACAAGTTAATGAACGGCAAAATTGAAACCCGTTTGCTGGTATTTGGTGCTGCCGATGAACGCTCTGACCGTGCGCCTGCCAGTGCGATTCGTGGGCCGGTAGAAGCCTTCGCTAACCGTTTGAAAAAGAACATCAAGAATCTACAAAAGTGGGCAAACCGCGAAAACGTGCATTGCTATCGTTTATACGATGCCGATTTACCGGAGTACGCAGTGGCCGTTGATCGCTACGAAGATTGGCTGCACGTGCAAGAATACGTACCCCCTAAAACGATTGATCCTACGGTGGCTGAACGTCGTTTACTCGATGTACTAGCTGTATTGCCAGAAGTCACCGGCGTACCGGCTGAGCAAATCGTACTTAAACGTCGCGAGCGCCAAACGGGTCGCAAGCAATATGAAAAGTACAACGATGAAAAAAGCACTATGGTCGTGCGTGAAGGCCAAGTGCAATTACAAGTAAACCTAAAAGATTATTTAGATACTGGCTTGTTTTTGGATCACCGCCCAACGCGCTTAGAAATCGCTCAGCTAGCTAAAGGTAAGCGCTTTTTAAACTTGTTTTGCTACACCGCGACCGCCAGTGTTCATGCCGCCGCCGTGGGCGCGCATTGCACCAGCGTGGATATGTCGCGTACCTATTTAAACTGGGGTCGTGAAAACTTCCGTTTAAATAAAATAAACGACGAACTGCACAAATTTATCCAAGCGGATTGTTTGCAGTGGTTGCGCGAAGATAAAGGCAGCTATGACATTATCTTTATGGACCCGCCAACCTTCTCTAACTCAAAACGTATGGAAGGCGTGCTGGATATTCAGCGAGATCATGTTGATTTGATTCGTTTAGCAATGGCACGGCTAGCGCCGGGCGGTACGATGATTTTCTCGAATAACCTGCGTAAGTTCGATATGGATGTAGAAGCACTGAGCGAATTTACGATTGTGGATGTGAGCGCCAAATCCATTCCTACCGACTATGCGCGTCGCACCAATATTCATGTGTGCTATCACATCACCAAGTGA
- a CDS encoding ammonium transporter — protein sequence MQSANTMFILLGAIMVLAMHAGFAFLEVGTVRHKNQVNALVKIITDFAISTLAYFFIGYQIAYGMDFFAGATDLVVNSGYELVKFFFLLTFAAAIPAIVSGGIAERAKFYPMLVASALIVAFVYPFFEGIIWNGNYGFQAWLESTFGASFHDFAGSVVVHSVGGWIAFAAVFLLGSRRGRYRDGRVVAFAPSNIPFLALGAWILAVGWFGFNVMSAQTLDGISGLVAVNSLMAMVGGTITAMVAGRKDPGFIHNGPLAGLVAVCAGSDLMHPIGALVVGGVAGALFVYVFTLAQNRFTQFDDVLGVWPLHGLCGAWGGIAAGIFGLEAFGGLGGVSFMSQLIGTAAGIAVALIGGFIVYGFVKAVSGLRLTEEEEFNGADLSIHKIGSTSEL from the coding sequence ATGCAAAGCGCCAACACCATGTTTATTTTGCTTGGTGCCATCATGGTACTTGCCATGCACGCCGGTTTCGCGTTTTTGGAAGTGGGCACGGTTCGTCATAAGAACCAAGTAAACGCGTTAGTAAAAATTATTACCGATTTCGCCATTTCGACCTTGGCGTACTTTTTTATTGGTTATCAAATTGCGTACGGCATGGATTTCTTTGCGGGCGCGACCGATCTTGTCGTGAATAGTGGCTATGAGCTGGTTAAGTTCTTCTTCTTGTTAACGTTTGCTGCGGCCATTCCTGCGATTGTGTCGGGTGGTATCGCGGAACGTGCGAAGTTTTATCCTATGTTAGTCGCATCGGCGTTGATTGTTGCGTTTGTTTATCCTTTCTTTGAAGGCATTATTTGGAACGGCAACTATGGTTTTCAGGCGTGGTTAGAAAGTACCTTTGGTGCGAGTTTCCATGACTTTGCCGGATCTGTTGTTGTTCACAGTGTCGGTGGTTGGATCGCATTTGCAGCAGTGTTCCTGTTAGGTTCGCGTCGTGGTCGCTATCGTGATGGTCGCGTTGTGGCATTTGCACCTTCGAATATTCCCTTTCTGGCGTTAGGTGCATGGATTCTTGCGGTAGGCTGGTTTGGATTTAACGTGATGTCTGCTCAGACATTAGATGGTATCTCTGGTCTGGTGGCTGTTAACAGCTTGATGGCGATGGTTGGCGGTACAATCACTGCCATGGTGGCAGGCCGTAAAGACCCCGGCTTTATTCACAACGGCCCATTGGCTGGCTTGGTAGCTGTGTGTGCAGGTTCGGATTTAATGCATCCAATCGGTGCATTGGTTGTGGGTGGTGTTGCAGGTGCGTTGTTCGTATATGTCTTTACTCTCGCGCAAAACCGTTTTACTCAGTTTGATGACGTGTTAGGTGTGTGGCCACTACACGGCTTGTGCGGAGCATGGGGTGGTATTGCAGCGGGTATTTTTGGTTTAGAAGCATTCGGCGGTCTTGGCGGTGTCAGCTTTATGTCTCAACTGATTGGCACGGCAGCGGGCATTGCGGTTGCTTTGATTGGTGGTTTCATCGTGTATGGTTTCGTGAAAGCGGTATCCGGATTACGTCTCACCGAAGAAGAAGAGTTCAACGGTGCTGATTTATCGATTCATAAAATTGGTTCGACCAGCGAACTCTGA
- a CDS encoding alpha/beta hydrolase produces MIENKGRWLSFFSTCLLVLIFSSFAYDAQAQVRFSDVVIPPSLEQPAGMIETVAEDDSYAAKYLPDIIYATYGKRAVTLSLLIPKQESAKSSWPLIVYVQGAAWRNQNLYQALPQLADFAHQGYVVASIEHRPSSEAIAPAQVQDIKSAIRYLRKNAEKYHIDPNRIGIMGDSSGGHLAVMVGVSEDEADFETEDNQPFTSTVKAVVDLYGPTDFLQMHKYPSRIDHNAEDSPESLVVGGPIQDPKYRALVDLYNPLTYIEKDKKLPPFFIIHGDTDALVPFNQSVLLYTKLRDTNHEVAFYKIKGAGHGPGIWTKGVMDRIQEFFDHQLK; encoded by the coding sequence ATGATTGAGAATAAAGGTCGCTGGCTGAGCTTTTTTAGTACTTGTTTACTGGTTCTGATTTTTTCGTCGTTTGCCTATGATGCACAGGCACAGGTTCGCTTTAGTGATGTTGTAATCCCTCCATCACTAGAGCAGCCTGCAGGTATGATTGAGACGGTTGCCGAAGACGACTCCTACGCAGCTAAGTACCTACCCGATATCATCTATGCTACTTATGGCAAACGAGCGGTAACGCTAAGTTTACTCATACCAAAACAAGAGAGCGCCAAGAGTTCGTGGCCATTAATTGTTTACGTGCAAGGCGCTGCTTGGCGCAATCAAAACCTTTATCAAGCACTGCCACAATTAGCGGATTTTGCCCATCAGGGTTATGTCGTTGCCAGTATAGAGCACCGTCCCTCGTCGGAAGCAATCGCACCGGCGCAAGTTCAAGATATTAAATCAGCCATTCGTTATTTACGAAAAAATGCCGAAAAGTATCATATCGATCCTAATCGAATTGGCATTATGGGGGATTCATCGGGAGGCCATCTTGCGGTGATGGTGGGAGTGAGTGAGGACGAGGCAGACTTCGAAACTGAAGATAATCAGCCTTTTACAAGTACAGTAAAAGCAGTCGTTGATTTGTATGGCCCAACCGATTTTTTACAAATGCACAAATATCCAAGTCGTATTGATCACAATGCCGAGGACTCTCCAGAGTCGTTAGTTGTCGGTGGCCCAATTCAAGATCCGAAATATCGCGCCTTAGTCGATTTATACAATCCTCTAACCTATATAGAAAAAGATAAAAAATTGCCTCCTTTTTTTATTATTCACGGCGATACAGATGCCCTAGTGCCTTTCAATCAAAGTGTTTTGCTGTATACCAAATTACGAGATACGAACCATGAGGTTGCCTTTTACAAAATAAAAGGTGCCGGCCATGGACCTGGGATTTGGACGAAGGGAGTGATGGATCGGATTCAAGAATTCTTTGATCACCAGTTGAAGTAA
- a CDS encoding nucleoside deaminase, with protein sequence MNKQTLLNEKTEVSEKVMRVIAHMPTKSLPVLMDDDFTQRLADADFMRIAVLLAEKSYNEGGCPIGAVIIDNATKKIVGKGHNTLVQEDHPYNHGETSAIRDAGRIDFSKTTIFTSLSPCDICATLIYMRGFARVVVGDVTNASGNEALLQDKGISLNVLEDRKGIELYAKFRSEKPEQDLEDWQGKSALRKNE encoded by the coding sequence ATGAATAAACAGACTCTTCTCAATGAAAAAACAGAAGTGAGTGAAAAGGTCATGAGAGTAATTGCTCATATGCCGACGAAAAGCCTTCCTGTATTGATGGATGATGACTTTACGCAACGATTAGCCGATGCCGACTTTATGCGTATCGCCGTGCTATTGGCAGAAAAAAGCTATAACGAGGGCGGCTGTCCAATTGGCGCCGTTATTATTGATAATGCGACAAAGAAAATTGTCGGAAAAGGGCACAATACGCTGGTTCAGGAAGATCATCCTTACAATCACGGAGAAACATCGGCGATTCGTGATGCAGGACGTATCGACTTCAGTAAAACAACGATTTTTACCAGTCTTAGCCCTTGTGATATATGCGCAACATTAATTTATATGAGAGGCTTTGCTCGGGTCGTTGTCGGTGATGTAACAAACGCATCCGGCAACGAAGCGCTGTTGCAAGACAAGGGAATTAGCCTAAATGTTCTCGAAGACCGTAAGGGAATTGAGCTTTATGCAAAATTTCGCTCAGAGAAGCCTGAACAAGATTTAGAG